In one window of Miscanthus floridulus cultivar M001 chromosome 12, ASM1932011v1, whole genome shotgun sequence DNA:
- the LOC136498611 gene encoding ER membrane protein complex subunit 8/9 homolog produces the protein MGAECRYEVAQAAYVKLALHALKHLATAVNGLLVGRLVEPSSSPAVISVIDAVPLSHHPHHLPLLPTLELALTLVEDHFATQGEGLAVVGYYHANPRCDDTELPPVAKRVGDHMFRYFPRSAVLPVDNKKLEKAVKGKSRDPVVQLYTRDSSKSWRQAGSDGSSQLVLKEPSTNVVLGDHVTTKKWEKIVDFDDHLDDISKDWLNPGLLD, from the exons ATGGGCGCGGAGTGCCGGTACGAGGTGGCGCAGGCGGCGTACGTCAAGCTGGCGCTACACGCACTGAAGCACCTGGCGACTGCCGTCAACGGCCTCCTCGTCGGCCGCCTCGTCGAGCCTTCGTCCTCACCGGCCGTCATCTCGGTCATCGACGCCGTGCCACTGTCTCACCACCCGCACCACCTGCCGCTGCTCCCCACGCTCGAGCTCGCGCTCACCCTCGTCGAGGACCACTTCGCAACCCAGGGCGAAGGCCTCGCTGTCGTCGGATACTACCATGCCAACCCGCGCTGCGACGACACCGAACTCCCGCCAGTCGCCAAGCGCGTCGGGGACCACATGTTCCGATACTTCCCCCGCTCCGCCGTGTTGCCG GTCGATAACAAGAAGCTGGAGAAGGCCGTCAAGGGGAAGTCCCGCGATCCGGTGGTTCAG TTATACACCAGGGATTCATCAAAAAGTTGGCGTCAGGCTGGATCAGATGGAAGCAGTCAGCTGGTTCTAAAAGAACCTTCTACCAATGTTGTCCTAGGTGATCATGTTACAACAAAGAAATGGGAGAAAATTGTTGATTTCGACGACCACCTTGATGATATTAGCAA GGATTGGTTGAACCCAGGCCTCCTTGACTGA